One window of the Branchiostoma lanceolatum isolate klBraLanc5 chromosome 3, klBraLanc5.hap2, whole genome shotgun sequence genome contains the following:
- the LOC136429719 gene encoding hemagglutinin/amebocyte aggregation factor-like gives MASARAWIVTAVLLACLLAGPTDSWFRRRRRRRCPAYNTALPGAINNWDRPFKFQCPGPNQVISRIQSVHCDTTEDRVWRFECKSVPGLSNFQEHFWTPWVNDYDGQMGFTCPFNSLVTGFESKHSNSQEDRRWMVRCSKTAGMVTYNNVLTPYQNEWDKPMDYSATFGYFLRGIHGYHDNSKNDRRYKFDVCRIQV, from the exons ATGGCATCGGCACGAGCGTGGATCGTCACCGCGGTTCTTCTGGCCTGTCTCCTCGCCGGTCCCACCGACAGCTGGTTCCGCCGCCGCCGTCGCCGCCGCTGCCCGGCTTACAACACGGCCCTCCCCGGCGCCATCAACAACTGGGACCGGCCGTTCAAATTCCAGTGCCCCGGGCCGAACCAGGTCATCTCCCGTATCCAGAGCGTCCACTGCGACACGACCGAGGACCGAGTGTGGCGGTTCGAGTGCAAGTCCGTTCCCGGGCTATCTAACTTCCAGGAGCACTTCTGGACGCCTTGGGTGAACGACTATGACGGCCAAATGGGCTTCACCTGTCCCTTCAACAGCCTGGTCACCGGCTTCGAGAGCAAGCACTCCAACAGCCAAGAGGACCGCCGCTGGATG GTGCGGTGCTCGAAGACGGCCGGCATGGTGACGTACAACAACGTCCTGACGCCGTACCAGAACGAATGGGACAAGCCGATGGACTACTCTGCGACCTTCGGGTACTTCCTGAGGGGAATCCACGGGTATCATGACAATAGCAAAAA TGACCGGCGGTACAAGTTTGATGTGTGCAGGATACAGGTGTGA
- the LOC136429094 gene encoding carbohydrate sulfotransferase 11-like, whose product MKGPSPVPRKHLKLWVALLQVQNEQITDTQLYSCENGPKRSSPTPRKLHKLRYNDPYRLVHCGPPPPPRKLHKLRYNDPYRLVYCGPPPPPRKLNKLWYNDPYRLVYCDVAKAGSTTIKQILAGQGVPELQGPPPPPKKLHKLRYNDPYRLVYCDVAKAGSTTMKKILAQVDPNYQYIKENGLHDQESFKDLSLFQEGSRDLRDRLTNYTKFMIVREPLERLLSAYQDKFRFGRGVREYEANYGKHFLEVRTPNDAVRWQKAAARVPRSKARLNVTFAEFVRGLLTGEERYFNIHWQPQHLICHPCKIHYDYIGHLETMHDDVKFIMSKTGIIGKVAPPKQSARRAVNNMATMYADIPLDHIRQLGRMFAFDYTGYSFRFEETVRNIVTVWEKELHL is encoded by the exons ATGAAG GGACCCTCCCCCGTCCCTAGAAAACATCTCAAGCTGTGGGTGGCACTACTTCaagtacaaaatgaacaaataactgATACGCAGCTTTACAGCTGTGAAaatggtcccaaac GGtcctcccccacccccagaAAACTGCACAAGCTGCGGTACAACGACCCCTACCGGCTGGTGCACTGT GgtcctcccccaccccccagaAAACTGCACAAGCTGCGGTACAACGACCCCTACCGTCTGGTGTACTGT GGTCCTCCCCCACCCCCAAGAAAACTGAACAAGCTGTGGTACAACGACCCCTACCGTCTGGTGTATTGTGACGTAGCGAAGGCAGGCAGTACGACCATAAAGCAAATCCTAGCTGGCCAGGGTGTACCCGAACTACAA GgtcctcccccaccccccaaaaaactacACAAGCTGCGGTATAACGACCCCTACCGTCTGGTGTACTGTGACGTGGCGAAGGCGGGGAGCACCACCATGAAGAAGATCCTGGCCCAGGTCGACCCCAACTACCAGTACATCAAGGAAAACGGCCTGCACGATCAGGAGTCATTCAAAGACTTGAGTCT ATTTCAGGAAGGTTCCCGGGACCTGCGGGACCGCCTGACGAACTACACCAAGTTCATGATCGTGCGGGAGCCGCTGGAGAGGCTGCTGTCAGCCTACCAGGACAAGTTCAGGTTCGGCAGGGGTGTCCGGGAATACGAGGCCAACTACGGGAAACACTTCCTGGAAGTCAGGACGCCCAACGATGCGGTCAG GTGGCAGAAGGCTGCTGCCCGCGTGCCTCGCTCCAAGGCTCGGCTGAACGTGACGTTTGCTGAGTTCGTGCGGGGCTTGCTGACCGGGGAGGAGCGGTACTTCAACATCCACTGGCAGCCGCAGCACCTCATCTGTCACCCATgcaag ATTCATTATGACTACATCGGCCACTTGGAGACCATGCATGATGACGTCAAGTTCATCATGAGCAAGACCGGCATCATCGGGAAGGTTGCACCACCAAAACAATCCGCTAGGCGCGCTGTGAACAACATGGCGACCATGTACGCGGACATCCCGCTGGATCACATTCGTCAGCTGGGAAGGATGTTCGCCTTCGACTACACCGGCTACAGTTTCCGCTTCGAGGAGACCGTGCGAAACATTGTGACGGTTTGGGAGAAAGAGCTGCATCTGTGA
- the LOC136429095 gene encoding carbohydrate sulfotransferase 11-like produces MEQVHADRRATVRRACERHNIKGPLPPPRRLHKLRYNDPYRTVFCDVAKSGSTTMKQILAKIDPNYKYIRKFGVYDPKAFRDLSRFKEGSRDLRDRLTNYTKFMIVREPLERLLSAYQDKFRYGKAVKLFEALYGDYFVKDRAPSHKKGHQIKAGEEDGRLHVTFPEFVRGVLTRERKYRNVHWEPQHVICHPCMIHYDYIGHLDTMSDDVKFIMHKTGILDKVAAPAQSARRAGDNMAEMYAEISLRDILQLGKVFSFDYEAYSFSFDDTLRKIRPR; encoded by the exons ATGGAACAAGTGCACGCTGATAGGAGAGCCACAGTGCGGCGAGCATGTGAACGACACAATATCAAG GGCCCGCTCCCCCCACCCCGCAGACTGCACAAGCTGCGGTATAACGACCCGTACCGGACGGTTTTCTGTGACGTGGCCAAGTCCGGAAGCACCACCATGAAGCAGATCCTGGCCAAGATCGACCCCAACTACAAGTACATCCGGAAGTTCGGCGTCTACGACCCGAAGGCGTTCAGGGACCTGAGCAG GTTCAAGGAAGGGTCCCGGGACCTGCGGGACCGCCTGACGAACTACACCAAGTTCATGATCGTGCGGGAGCCACTGGAGAGGCTGCTGTCAGCCTACCAGGACAAGTTCAG GTACGGAAAGGCCGTGAAACTGTTCGAAGCTTTATACGGGGATTACTTTGTAAAGGACAGGGCGCCCAGCCACAAGAAGGG GCATCAGATTAAGGCGGGAGAAGAGGACGGGAGGCTTCACGTGACGTTCCCGGAGTTCGTCCGCGGAGTTCTAACCAGGGAGAGGAAGTACAGGAACGTCCACTGGGAGCCGCAACACGTCATCTGTCACCCCTGCATG ATTCATTATGACTACATCGGCCACTTGGACACGATGAGTGATGACGTCAAGTTCATCATGCACAAGACAGGCATCCTGGACAAGGTTGCAGCACCGGCACAGTCCGCTAGGCGCGCTGGGGACAACATGGCGGAAATGTACGCGGAAATCTCGCTCCGGGACATTCTTCAACTTGGCAAAGTTTTCTCTTTTGACTACGAAGCGTACAGTTTCTCATTCGACGACACTTTAAGAAAAATAAGGCCACGCTGA